In Oryza brachyantha chromosome 1, ObraRS2, whole genome shotgun sequence, the following are encoded in one genomic region:
- the LOC102718032 gene encoding cytochrome P450 72A11-like, translated as MVTLDGASTLAHPWEPWSLLYQLGAALVALWWAWLALDRAWLRPRRLERALRAQGLRGTPYRSPAGDVPLNARLNREARARTMPLGCHDVVPRAMPMFHQAIKENGKMSITWFGSVPRVTITKPELVREVLSNKFGHFEKLSFGRLQRLLHNGVSGHEGKKWAKHRRIINPAFHLEKLKRMMPAFAACCTELVDKWEGLARGDEPYELDVWPEMQSLTGDVISRAAFGSNYLEGKMIFQLQGELILHVGVAMNRIYIPGYMYLPTKSNRRMKQIAAEIEGMLKRIIAKRERALKAGEASSDDLLGILLQSNVEHSKGNGNGNGSSSTTSLTIDDVVGECKLFYFAGMETTSVLLTWTIVVLSMHPEWQDRAREEVLQVFGSRAPDYDGLNRLRIVTMVLYEVLRLYTPLTALQRKTYKPMELGGVRFPAGVVLVLPLLCIHHDRDVWGPDADEFRPERFAEGIAKASRGGREALAFFPFGGGPRTCIGQNFALLEAKMGLSVILQRFSFDLSPSYTHAPFPVGLLQPEHGAQVRLTRLRH; from the exons ATGGTGACCCTCGACGGCGCGTCAACGCTGGCGCATCCATGGGAACCATGGAGCTTGCTCTACCAGCTCGGTGCAGCACTGGTGGCTCTGTGGTGGGCATGGCTGGCTCTCGACCGGGCCTGGCTCCGGCCGCGGAGGCTGGAGCGAGCGCTGCGGGCCCAGGGCCTCCGCGGCACGCCGTACCGCTCcccggccggcgacgtgccGCTCAACGCGCGGCTCAACCGCGAGGCGAGGGCACGGACCATGCCGCTCGGTTGCCACGACGTCGTGCCCCGCGCGATGCCGATGTTCCACCAGGCCATCAAGGAGAACG GCAAAATGTCAATCACCTGGTTTGGATCAGTGCCTAGGGTGACCATCACCAAGCCTGAGCTGGTGCGAGAGGTGCTGTCCAACAAGTTCGGCCACTTTGAGAAGCTCTCGTTTGGACGTTTGCAGAGGTTGCTGCACAATGGTGTGAGTGGCCACGAGGGCAAGAAATGGGCCAAGCACAGGAGGATCATTAACCCTGCCTTCCATCTAGAGAAGCTCAAG CGAATGATGCCAGCTTTCGCTGCGTGTTGCACGGAGCTGGTGGACAAGTGGGAAGGTTTAGCCAGAGGTGATGAGCCATATGAACTTGATGTGTGGCCTGAGATGCAGAGCCTGACAGGGGACGTCATCTCACGCGCCGCATTCGGCAGCAACTACCTCGAAGGCAAGATGATTTTCCAGCTTCAGGGAGAGCTGATTCTGCACGTCGGCGTCGCCATGAATAGGATATACATTCCTGGTTACAT GTATCTGCCGACCAAATCCAACAGAAGGATGAAGCAGATCGCTGCGGAGATCGAGGGGATGCTGAAACGCATCATCGCAAAGAGAGAGCGCGCATTGAAGGCCGGGGAAGCAAGCAGCGACGATCTCCTCGGTATCCTGCTGCAGTCGAACGTGGAGCACAGCAAgggcaatggcaatggcaatggcagcAGCTCGACCACCAGTCTCACCATCGACGATGTGGTCGGGGAGTGCAAGCTGTTCTACTTCGCCGGCATGGAGACAACCTCGGTGCTCCTCACGTGGACGATTGTCGTGCTCTCCATGCACCCGGAGTGGCAGGACCGCGCCCGGGAGGAGGTCCTGCAAGTCTTCGGCTCACGCGCCCCGGATTACGACGGCTTAAATCGCCTAAGAATC GTGACAATGGTGCTGTACGAGGTGCTGCGGCTGTACACGCCATTGACGGCCCTGCAGCGCAAGACGTACAAGCCGATGGAGCTGGGCGGGGTGAGGTTCCCGGCGGGcgtggtgctggtgctgccgctgctgtgCATCCACCACGACAGGGACGTGTGGGggcccgacgccgacgagttCAGGCCGGAGAGGTTCGCGGAGGGGATCGCCAAGGCGTCCAGGGGCGGCAGGGAGGCGCTGGCGTTCTTCCCGTTCGGCGGGGGCCCGAGGACCTGCATCGGCCAGAACTTCGCGCTGCTCGAGGCCAAGATGGGCCTCTCCGTCATCCTGCAGCGCTTCTCCTTCGACCTCTCGCCGTCCTACACGCACGCGCCGTTCCCCGTCGGCCTGCTTCAGCCGGAGCACGGCGCGCAGGTCAGGCTCACCAGGCTTCGTCACTGA
- the LOC102718312 gene encoding cytochrome P450 72A14-like, with protein MATVDGASPAVASMELVLYALGALAALWWAWRALDGAWLRPRRLARALQAQGLRGTSYRFPSGDMQEYVRLGAAALSAPMPPSSSHAVAQRALPFDHAAIKQHGNVCLTWFRSEPRVIVNDPKLFREILSDKNGRFGKQKSILSIQGLFADGLTSHQGSKWVAHRRIINHAFHLEKLKRMLPAFATCSSELIRRWQDSVGDDGVQEIDVWPEFQNLTGDVISRSAFGSSFSEGRRIFELQSEQAQNVVKMSRATHFPGYSFLPTKLNRRTKANAREAAELLRGIITKREKAMKDGHADNDDLLGLLLETNIKESQETGSSKPIMTTEDIIGELKLLYFAGSDTTAVLLTWTMVLLSMYPEWQDRAREEVLWVLGKNSSDFEGINHLKVVTMILHEVLRLYPPILLLSREAYEEAELGGITYPAGVTFALPIACIHHDPELWGEDAGEFKPERFAEGVSRASRDSPALFHFGWGPRICVGQSFALLEAKMALSMILQRFSFELSPSYTHAPFPVSTLQPQYGAQIKLAKI; from the exons ATGGCGACCGTCGACggcgcgtcgccggccgtTGCATCGATGGAGCTTGTGCTCTACGCGCTCGGCGCACTGGCGGCCCTGTGGTGGGCATGGCGCGCGCTCGACGGGGCCTGGCTCCGCCCGAGGCGGCTGGCCCGGGCCCTGCAGGCGCAGGGCCTCCGCGGCACATCCTACCGCTTCCCGTCCGGCGACATGCAGGAGTACGTGcggctcggcgccgccgcgctctccgcgcccatgccgccgtcgtcgtcgcacgCCGTCGCGCAGCGGGCGCTCCCGTTCGACCACGCCGCCATCAAGCAGCACG GCAATGTTTGCTTGACTTGGTTCCGATCGGAGCCGAGAGTGATCGTGAATGACCCTAAGCTTTTCCGGGAGATTTTGTCGGACAAGAACGGGCGGTTCGGGAAGCAGAAGTCCATCCTTTCGATCCAGGGTTTGTTCGCGGACGGGTTGACGAGCCACCAAGGCTCGAAATGGGTCGCTCACCGCAGGATAATCAACCACGCCTTCCATCTCGAGAAGTTGAAG AGGATGTTGCCGGCATTTGCTACATGTTCCAGTGAGCTGATACGTAGATGGCAGGATTCTGTGGGGGATGATGGTGTGCAGGAGATCGATGTCTGGCCGGAGTTCCAGAATCTCACGGGAGACGTCATCTCCCGGTCGGCGTTCGGCAGCAGCTTCAGTGAAGGGAGAAGGATCTTCGAGTTGCAGTCAGAGCAGGCGCAAAATGTTGTAAAGATGTCAAGAGCAACACATTTTCCAGGTTACAG CTTCCTGCCTACAAAGCTCAACCGGAGGACAAAAGCAAATGCACGCGAGGCTGCAGAGCTTCTCAGAGGCATAATCACAAAGAGGGAGAAGGCAATGAAGGATGGCCATGCAGACAACGACGATCTACTTGGATTGTTACTGGAGACCAACATTAAGGAGAGCCAAGAAACTGGAAGCTCCAAGCCAATCATGACTACGGAGGACATCATCGGGGAGCTGAAGCTGCTCTACTTTGCAGGATCGGATACAACCGCGGTCTTGCTCACATGGACAATGGTCCTGCTAAGCATGTATCCTGAATGGCAGGACCGTGCCAGGGAGGAGGTCCTGTGGGTTCTCGGAAAGAACAGCTCTGATTTTGAGGGCATAAATCATCTCAAAGTT GTGACCATGATATTACATGAGGTTCTTAGGCTGTACCCACCAATCCTGCTCCTTAGCCGAGAGGCATATGAAGAGGCTGAGCTCGGGGGAATCACGTATCCAGCCGGAGTGACATTCGCGCTGCCGATCGCGTGCATTCACCACGATCCAGAGCTGTGGGGTGAAGACGCCGGCGAGTTCAAGCCAGAGAGGTTCGCGGAGGGCGTCTCCAGGGCGTCCAGGGACTCACCGGCGCTGTTCCACTTCGGCTGGGGGCCTCGGATCTGCGTCGGCCAGAGCTTCGCGCTGCTGGAGGCCAAGATGGCGTTGAGCATGATCCTGCAGCGGTTTTCGTTCGAGCTGTCGCCGTCCTACACGCACGCACCGTTCCCGGTCTCCACTCTCCAGCCACAGTATGGGGCACAGATTAAGCTCGCAAAAATCTGA